Proteins from one Hemiscyllium ocellatum isolate sHemOce1 chromosome 8, sHemOce1.pat.X.cur, whole genome shotgun sequence genomic window:
- the LOC132818231 gene encoding ovarian cancer G-protein coupled receptor 1-like produces the protein MFGRMSERTTTTTNNIGILYKNDTCTIQYSFDQWLFSIVYVLVFILGLPINCIALYAAYKQVRRKNELGIYLFNLTVADLLYILTLPFWIDFTLHDDNWRAGATMCQICSFLTHTNLYASSTFLCCISFDRYLGIVHPLRMTRFRTIRTAITISCVAWLSQSAFNLELLMKPEISNNSKSHKLCYDIYPIEPWKANLNYFRIAFGFLLPFALIFIFYCSIYNSVRNSVSTLHHEKRRAVKLMLSITVGFTICFFPYHATLLVRSIMEKDCNVVQHIFIPYRLSVALICFNCILDPILYCFVNETARRDISLATLRRKENVIRTRELQANNISETVIL, from the coding sequence AATGACACATGCACCATTCAATATTCCTTCGACCAATGGTTATTTTCAATTGTCTATGTCTTGGTGTTCATCCTGGGCCTGCCCATAAACTGCATTGCCCTGTACGCAGCCTATAAGCAAGTGAGACGCAAGAATGAACTGGGAATATACCTCTTCAATCTAACTGTAGCTGATCTACTCTACATACTAACCCTGCCTTTCTGGATTGATTTCACTCTGCATGATGACAACTGGAGGGCTGGAGCTACCATGTGTCAGATCTGCTCCTTTTTGACCCACACCAATTTATATGCGAGCTCCACCTTCCTGTGCTGTATCTCCTTTGATCGGTATCTCGGCATTGTTCATCCCCTGAGAATGACCAGATTCCGCACAATTAGGACAGCAATCACAATTAGCTGTGTTGCCTGGCTCAGCCAATCAGCTTTCAATCTTGAACTGTTGATGAAACCAGAGATTTCCAACAATTCCAAAAGTCACAAGTTGTGCTACGATATCTACCCCATTGAGCCttggaaagcaaatctcaacTATTTCAGGATTGCCTTTGGATTCCTGCTCCCGTTTGCTCTGATCTTCATCTTCTACTGCAGCATTTACAACTCGGTGAGGAACAGTGTCTCCACCCTGCACCATGAGAAGAGAAGGGCAGTAAAACTGATGCTGAGCATTACAGTGGGGTTCACCATCTGCTTCTTCCCCTACCATGCCACGTTGTTGGTCCGAAGCATCATGGAGAAGGACTGCAACGTTGTACAACACATCTTCATCCCTTATCGACTATCAGTGGCTCTCATTTGCTTCAACTGCATCCTGGATCCAATCCTGTATTGTTTTGTGAATGAGACAGCACGCAGAGATATCTCACTTGCCACCTTGCGGAGGAAAGAGAACGTTATTAGGACCAGGGAACTGCAGGCCAACAATATCTCAGAGACTGTGATACTTTAA